The stretch of DNA AACGGTGGCTGGAGGCCCTCCGAGAACGTGTCATCGTGGCAGACGGAGCGATGGGCACCCTCCTTTACTCCCGCGGGGTTGCCCTTCACCACTGCTTCGACGCCTTGAACCTGTGGCAACCGGACATTGTACGGCGTGTACACTCGGAGTACTTAGAAGCCGGGGCCGAGATTCTGGAAACGAATACCTTTGGGGCGAATCGCTTCAAGCTGGGCAAGCACGGCCTGGAGGATCGCGTTCGCGAGATCGCGAGGGCCGGGGCCCAAATCGCCCGCCAGGTGGCAGGAGACAGGGCTTGGGTAGCCGGCTCGGTAGGTCCCCTTGGAAAGCCCCTTGCCCCGGTCGGTGTGGTCACACCACAGGAGGCAGAGGAAGCCTTCCGCGTCCAGATCGAAGGTTTGGTAGAAGGCGGTGTGGACCTTCTTATCCTCGAGACCTTTGGGGACCTCCGTGAGCTGGAACTGGCTTTCCGCGCAGCCCGATCCGTAACGGATCTGCCGATCATCGCTCAGATCACGATCACAGAAGAAGGCAAGACCATCGTGGGCGACAAGCCCCACGAAGTGGCGCGAAGATTAGAGGCGCTAGGGGCTACTGCGGTGGGCGTCAACTGCAGCGTTGGCCCGCAGGTGGTTTTCGACGCCGTCGAGCGCATGGCCGCCTCGGTGGACATCTACGTCTCTGCGATGCCCAACGCGGGGATGCCGAGGCTGGTTGACGGGCGCTACATCTACCTCAGCTCGCCGGAGTATTTTGGCGAATACGCCCGTCGTTTCGTGGAGGCGGGCGCCAATATCGTGGGAGGCTGCTGCGGAACCACCCCGGAACACACGGCCGCGATCGCCAAGGCTGTTGAAGGTATGAGGCCGCAGAGAAAGCGAAGGGAGCGAACCGTCTCCGTGGTCGGAAGCACCGAAGCGGCCGCAGAAGAGAAGGTGGAAGAGAAGGCAACGCGTTTCGCCCGAAGACTGGGCAAGGAATTCCTGGTTTCGGTGGAGCTGGATCCCCCGCGGGGAATCGACCCGGCTCGAACACTCCAGGCGGCCTTCCGCTTGAAGGAAGCGGGCATCGATGCCATCAACATCGCGGATAGCCCTCTTGCTCGCCCGCGCATGAGCCCACTGGCTTTGGCTCACCTGATCCGCGAACACGTGGGCATCGACGTCATCCTGCATCTTTCTTGCCGTGACCGAAATCTCATCGGCCTACAAAGCGAGCTCATGGGAGCTCACGCCCTGGGGATCCGGATGATCCTGGCAGTTACAGGCGATCCCCCGGTTCTCGGCGACTACCCAAGTGCCACCGGCGTGTTCGACATCGATTCCATAGGCCTCGTTCACCTGATCTCGCTCTTGAATCGTGGAATGGATTTGACAGGCAGACCGACGGAACAGCCCACAGCCTTCACCGTAGGGGTTGGAGCTAACCCGGCCGCCATTGACTTTGAACGGGAGATGGATCGGCTCCAGCAGAAGGTGGAGCGCGGAGCTCGCTTCGTCTTCACGCAGCCGGTTTTTGACCTCGATCTGCTCGCCCCATTCCTGGAACGGGCACGGCCCCTGGGTGTGCCCATCTTTGTAGGGATCCTGCCGCTTCGCAACTACAAGCATGCCGAGTTTCTCCACAACGAGATCCCGGAGATCGTGATCCCTGCCCACCTGCGGGAAAGAATGCTCCGGGCCGGTGAGAGGGGGCCAGAAGAAGGAATAGCGATCGGCCGCGAGATCCTGGCGGCTGTGCGCGGGCAGGTGGACGGGGCCTACCTGATGCCTCCCTTCAATCGGGTGGAAATGGCTATTGGGGTGGTGGAGGGGCTTCTACCGCAAACCCAATGACCCGTATCCAACGCATAATAGCTCAGAATTCTGCGTTGCCTGGGCCGACCGGACCAAACGGGGCGAACGTTAGGACGGCCGCGGCGGATCCAAGCAAAGGAGCCCCGGCGCGCTTCTGGGCCGCAAGAGCGAGGATGGCGGAGCCATAGCGGAAGCCTCGGCCGTTCGGACGGTTGGGAGTCGCTGGAGTCCTGGATTGACTCTTTGCCGCGCCCAAGGGACTCCGCCAGCGCTTCGCAGAGGGTTCTCCGGAGCCAGCTCCGGCCGCTCCCGTTTGTCCTTGACTTTTAGGGGGCTCTTTGAGATATTCAAGAGCGGGCATAAAAGATCGGGTGGGCGAAGAGGCTGGCAGCAGATGCCAGTCTTCTTTTTGCCGGGGAAAATCCACTGCAAGCCCAACGAGGGTCGGCGGTGGGTGTGCGGCCCGTGGATTCAGAGCCCAGGGCTTCGGCGGGGTGATCGGAAGAGGGTAAGGGTCCGTGCTGCGAGCTGTTCCAAGGGTGATGCCCATTGCGGCGGTGGCGTTTACCGACGCCACGGCTGCAGAGGAGGCTCTCGAGCGCTTTTCGGAGAAGGCCGGGCCTGTGATCCTGCGAAGTCCCTCTTACAACTTCAGTCGCTTCACCGACTACTACGAAGAGGAAATGGGGCCAAACCTGGGGAAGTTCTTCGCCGCCTTTGGGCGGCTGGTGTTTCCGGACGAGTTGCCGGATCTCAAGCTCTTCGCGATGTCCATTGAGGATGCCTACCGGCGCGAAGGCAAGCGGAGGGTGAATTTCGATCCGGGGTACCTGGAGTTTTCCAAGGTCGTTCTGGCTACCGTGAAGAACTACGACCACCGCGTCTACCTCGGGCGCGGGATTTACGCTGACGTGCAGCTCCGTTTCCGGCAAGGTTCCTTTCGCACGAACGACTGGACCTATCCTGATTACAAGTCGAACCTGGTTCTGGACTTTTTTCGGCAGGCGCGCCAGCGGTACGTGGAACTCGAGAAGGCCTCACGCGTCGCCTCGGGCATTGAAGAGATAGAGTAAGCGCGGCGATGAATGGGATCACCTACAGGCAAGCAGGTGTCGACATCGACGCGGCTGAAGAGGCGGTGGACCGCATTAAGGCTTTGGCCCGATCGACCTACACCGAGCGCGTCCTTACGGACATCGGACTTTTCGCCGGGCTGTTCGATGGCAGATTTGCTCATTTGAAGCATCCCGTCCTGGCGAGCAGTATTGATGGTGTGGGGACGAAGGTGAAGATCGCGGTGGCCCTGGATCGCCACGATACCGTGGGCCAGGACCTCGTGAATCACTGCGTGAACGACATCATGACCTCGGGCTCGCAGCCGCTTTTCTTCCTGGACTACATTGGCACATCTCACCTCAAGCCCGCCGTCGTGGAGCAGATCGTGGCCGGGATTGCCCGGGCGTGCCGCGAGAACGGTTGCGCGTTGATTGGCGGCGAGATGGCCGAAATGCCGGGCGTGTACGCTCCCGGCGACTATGACCTGGTGGGGACCATCGTCGGAGTGGTAGACAAGGACAGGATCCTCGACGGGAAATCCATCCAGGCAGGCGATGTTCTGATCGGGCTTCCCTCGACCGGGCTTCATACCAACGGCTACTCCCTCGCCCGAAAGG from candidate division KSB1 bacterium encodes:
- a CDS encoding DUF4416 family protein; translated protein: MLRAVPRVMPIAAVAFTDATAAEEALERFSEKAGPVILRSPSYNFSRFTDYYEEEMGPNLGKFFAAFGRLVFPDELPDLKLFAMSIEDAYRREGKRRVNFDPGYLEFSKVVLATVKNYDHRVYLGRGIYADVQLRFRQGSFRTNDWTYPDYKSNLVLDFFRQARQRYVELEKASRVASGIEEIE
- a CDS encoding bifunctional homocysteine S-methyltransferase/methylenetetrahydrofolate reductase codes for the protein MSEGKERVQRWLEALRERVIVADGAMGTLLYSRGVALHHCFDALNLWQPDIVRRVHSEYLEAGAEILETNTFGANRFKLGKHGLEDRVREIARAGAQIARQVAGDRAWVAGSVGPLGKPLAPVGVVTPQEAEEAFRVQIEGLVEGGVDLLILETFGDLRELELAFRAARSVTDLPIIAQITITEEGKTIVGDKPHEVARRLEALGATAVGVNCSVGPQVVFDAVERMAASVDIYVSAMPNAGMPRLVDGRYIYLSSPEYFGEYARRFVEAGANIVGGCCGTTPEHTAAIAKAVEGMRPQRKRRERTVSVVGSTEAAAEEKVEEKATRFARRLGKEFLVSVELDPPRGIDPARTLQAAFRLKEAGIDAINIADSPLARPRMSPLALAHLIREHVGIDVILHLSCRDRNLIGLQSELMGAHALGIRMILAVTGDPPVLGDYPSATGVFDIDSIGLVHLISLLNRGMDLTGRPTEQPTAFTVGVGANPAAIDFEREMDRLQQKVERGARFVFTQPVFDLDLLAPFLERARPLGVPIFVGILPLRNYKHAEFLHNEIPEIVIPAHLRERMLRAGERGPEEGIAIGREILAAVRGQVDGAYLMPPFNRVEMAIGVVEGLLPQTQ
- the purM gene encoding phosphoribosylformylglycinamidine cyclo-ligase; translated protein: MTYRQAGVDIDAAEEAVDRIKALARSTYTERVLTDIGLFAGLFDGRFAHLKHPVLASSIDGVGTKVKIAVALDRHDTVGQDLVNHCVNDIMTSGSQPLFFLDYIGTSHLKPAVVEQIVAGIARACRENGCALIGGEMAEMPGVYAPGDYDLVGTIVGVVDKDRILDGKSIQAGDVLIGLPSTGLHTNGYSLARKVLLDHAGLTLDGYVDELGATLGEELLKVHRSYKLAIETVLAADAVKGIAHVTGGGIEGNTRRLLRRGLTLRVRWGEWEEPPIFALIRRLGKVPEQDMRRTFNLGIGLVLVCAEEKADVLTAALREVGESPQFIGEVVASPE